One part of the Chryseobacterium mulctrae genome encodes these proteins:
- a CDS encoding MFS transporter, translating into MYNKGLFSDWVPKLVQLLIIVLLLTVVMPLGGVYAGNISFMVSGTGQLTEYFMWANYATTIGMGACMPVVLRFKMRYKVRDKVVLLLVLLGLLSYINGSTMQPSIIIASALVIGFLKMMITIELFLPLMVIMGGRGIFYGVFYTFVLTLTQISSYYAVEISMLYNWQQFFIIASLQCFVMALICWIFMHNKYFALKVPLHYIDWLSILLFVSTFMFSAYVFSFGKQQDWLNSTRIINASIAAFISFALLAIRQMTLKRPYLSFKIFSRSNVQNGLFLLFCLGMFLGTASIQNIFSVGVLGYDQLTNAKLNLMMIPGLILAGIVAVYWFKKEKPLKMFIFSGFSAMIGYTIIMYFSMVLEFNYENWYLPMFLKGFGMGSLFISVWYYTLDKLELDDMLAAIGLVLVWRTFLAVGFFSALFSWFQYQFQIESLGNLAVYLDGMTLTSQNLSANLKSIQLNAILSANKKIFGYIIVAGFGILLFVLTHHFGEEKFKYPRFIRLINGKSVIARRRLRERRKLLEEIKDAAGPVI; encoded by the coding sequence ATGTACAACAAAGGTCTTTTCAGCGATTGGGTTCCAAAGCTTGTTCAGCTGTTAATTATAGTTTTATTGCTTACTGTTGTGATGCCTTTAGGAGGTGTTTATGCAGGAAATATAAGCTTTATGGTGAGCGGAACCGGCCAGCTTACCGAGTATTTTATGTGGGCAAATTATGCCACAACTATCGGAATGGGAGCTTGTATGCCGGTTGTTCTCAGATTTAAAATGAGATATAAAGTGCGTGATAAAGTGGTGCTTTTATTGGTGCTTTTAGGATTGTTAAGTTATATCAACGGTTCTACAATGCAGCCTTCAATTATCATTGCAAGTGCTTTGGTTATTGGTTTTTTAAAAATGATGATTACCATCGAACTTTTTCTTCCGTTGATGGTCATCATGGGCGGAAGAGGGATTTTCTACGGAGTATTTTATACATTCGTTTTAACGCTGACTCAGATTTCGAGTTACTATGCAGTTGAAATTTCAATGCTTTATAATTGGCAACAGTTTTTCATCATCGCATCGCTCCAGTGTTTTGTGATGGCTTTAATTTGCTGGATTTTTATGCACAATAAATATTTTGCTTTAAAAGTTCCGTTGCATTATATCGATTGGCTGAGTATTCTGTTATTTGTTTCTACTTTTATGTTTTCGGCATATGTTTTTTCATTTGGAAAGCAACAGGATTGGCTGAATTCTACAAGAATTATCAATGCAAGTATTGCAGCATTTATAAGTTTTGCTTTGTTGGCAATTCGTCAGATGACTTTGAAAAGACCTTATTTATCTTTTAAAATTTTCTCTCGAAGCAATGTTCAAAACGGATTGTTTTTACTGTTTTGTTTAGGAATGTTTTTAGGAACTGCTTCCATTCAAAATATTTTTTCAGTCGGAGTTTTAGGATATGATCAATTGACCAATGCTAAACTGAATTTAATGATGATCCCTGGATTAATTCTTGCCGGAATTGTCGCTGTTTATTGGTTTAAAAAAGAAAAGCCTCTCAAAATGTTCATCTTTTCAGGATTTTCTGCGATGATAGGGTATACCATTATCATGTACTTTTCAATGGTGTTGGAATTCAATTATGAAAATTGGTATTTACCGATGTTTCTGAAAGGTTTTGGGATGGGTTCGCTCTTTATTTCAGTGTGGTATTATACTTTAGATAAGTTGGAACTCGATGATATGTTGGCTGCCATCGGATTGGTTTTGGTTTGGCGTACATTTCTTGCGGTAGGATTTTTCTCAGCTTTATTTTCGTGGTTTCAATATCAGTTTCAGATTGAGAGTTTGGGCAATTTGGCGGTTTATTTAGATGGAATGACGCTTACTTCACAAAATCTTTCGGCCAATTTAAAAAGCATTCAGCTCAATGCAATTCTTTCAGCTAACAAGAAAATTTTCGGTTACATCATTGTTGCAGGTTTCGGAATTTTACTGTTTGTTTTAACCCATCATTTCGGGGAAGAAAAATTCAAATATCCAAGATTCATAAGACTTATCAATGGGAAATCTGTCATTGCAAGAAGAAGACTTCGAGAACGCAGAAAATTATTAGAAGAAATAAAAGATGCGGCAGGACCGGTCATCTAA
- a CDS encoding PEP/pyruvate-binding domain-containing protein has translation MKNILLFLFLTFSLLSYSQDNYVHSITKKQQFLNLSGKPLTDKFTNMKSVKVVYDYGAKKLYFFNSIRYTYHYDFCSQVLGYSQEIGEFNKESYNPTNKRTYLLANINYLEDSDDWVMELAASDEMNAGLINFFFNEVNKNVFFKDKLKFYLNSPHVIGLHSKKALKIPTVFSDFIFKRITEQSIENASNVGILKKYDLQKKQDFNPKSDEIIIINTTPEFIPTVRGIIITELQTPLSHLVLLAKNRNIPVYVDTKVWDKQSVNNLLGKKVELITKENSYSLKASQKPIPAKKAVKEIILKKDLSVTNLVDLETTTPLNIVNSIGSKATNLGLLKQIQKELKSYKTPEYAFAIPFYYFDQHIKDNHFQDKINALYAIPKDSVKLLEKELKAFRKTVKNSKVNPELLKKIEEKLNAQSDFKNFRFRSSTNAEDMEGFNGAGLYDSKTAIIGDSEKTVEKAILDVWSSFWNFRAFQERDLFGIDHESCAMGVLVHRSFPDEKANGVLVTRNLYRDQYAGITVNVQLGEESVVKPEPGVTCDEFYCHNFNYLGSFVVDYRSTSSLNNGKPILTETEIKKLFDTSPVLERKLYLLWQKRKMAKRSYPLDIEFKYLGDEKQLYIKQARAYMD, from the coding sequence ATGAAAAATATTTTATTATTCTTATTTCTCACTTTCTCACTTTTATCGTATTCGCAGGATAATTATGTGCATTCTATAACCAAGAAACAACAGTTTCTCAATCTTTCCGGAAAACCGCTTACAGATAAGTTTACCAATATGAAATCTGTAAAAGTGGTTTATGATTACGGTGCGAAAAAATTATACTTCTTTAACAGTATAAGATATACCTATCATTATGATTTCTGTTCACAGGTTTTGGGATATAGTCAGGAAATAGGAGAGTTTAACAAAGAATCTTACAATCCGACCAACAAGAGAACCTATCTTCTTGCGAATATCAATTATTTGGAAGATTCTGATGATTGGGTGATGGAACTGGCTGCTTCAGACGAGATGAATGCAGGTTTGATCAATTTCTTTTTTAATGAAGTCAATAAAAATGTGTTTTTCAAAGATAAGTTGAAGTTTTATCTGAATTCTCCGCATGTAATCGGCTTACATTCAAAAAAAGCATTAAAAATTCCAACGGTTTTCTCAGATTTTATTTTTAAAAGAATTACAGAACAGTCGATTGAGAATGCTTCTAATGTCGGAATTTTGAAAAAATATGATTTGCAGAAAAAACAAGATTTCAATCCTAAATCTGATGAAATTATCATCATTAATACAACTCCGGAATTTATTCCAACCGTACGTGGAATTATTATTACCGAGCTTCAAACTCCTTTAAGTCACTTGGTTTTACTGGCGAAAAATAGAAATATTCCGGTGTATGTTGATACAAAAGTTTGGGATAAACAGTCTGTTAATAATCTTTTAGGTAAGAAAGTGGAGTTGATAACCAAAGAAAATTCATATTCATTAAAAGCTTCACAAAAACCAATTCCAGCTAAAAAAGCAGTGAAAGAAATTATTCTGAAGAAAGATCTTTCGGTTACCAATTTGGTCGATTTAGAAACAACAACGCCTTTAAATATTGTCAATTCTATCGGTTCAAAAGCTACAAATCTTGGACTTTTAAAGCAGATTCAAAAAGAATTAAAGTCGTATAAAACTCCGGAATACGCTTTTGCAATTCCATTTTATTACTTTGATCAGCATATTAAGGATAATCATTTTCAGGATAAAATCAATGCATTGTACGCAATTCCGAAAGATTCTGTAAAATTGTTGGAAAAAGAACTAAAAGCATTCAGAAAAACGGTAAAAAACTCAAAAGTGAATCCTGAACTTTTGAAGAAAATTGAAGAAAAGCTCAATGCACAAAGTGATTTTAAAAACTTCAGATTCCGTTCTTCAACCAATGCCGAAGATATGGAAGGCTTCAACGGAGCCGGTTTGTACGATTCTAAAACCGCAATCATCGGAGATTCTGAAAAAACTGTTGAAAAAGCTATTCTGGATGTATGGTCAAGTTTCTGGAATTTCCGTGCGTTTCAGGAACGCGATTTGTTTGGGATCGATCATGAAAGCTGTGCAATGGGAGTTTTGGTACACCGTTCTTTTCCAGACGAAAAAGCCAACGGAGTTTTGGTAACAAGAAATTTGTACCGTGATCAATATGCAGGAATTACCGTAAATGTTCAATTAGGTGAAGAGTCTGTAGTAAAACCTGAGCCAGGTGTAACTTGCGATGAATTTTACTGTCACAATTTCAATTATTTAGGTTCTTTTGTAGTAGATTATCGTTCTACATCTAGCTTAAACAACGGGAAACCGATCCTTACTGAAACAGAAATTAAAAAGTTATTTGATACTTCTCCTGTGTTAGAACGAAAACTATATCTTCTTTGGCAGAAACGGAAAATGGCCAAGAGAAGCTATCCTTTAGATATTGAATTCAAGTATTTAGGGGATGAAAAGCAATTGTACATTAAGCAGGCAAGAGCTTATATGGATTGA
- a CDS encoding DUF4956 domain-containing protein, with amino-acid sequence MELQELFERLAILCISIFTLYYFSNRNRNIRLHPLLGLISVCTFFMCLVFTKAEYSLGVGFGLFAIFSILRFRTETFTIQTIVFLFVSITLSLLDGLLPIKNLEILLGINISIVVIYLILNYFEKKSPIVSEKNSIEVISSLDFLQLEEAERKRVLTEKTKLKNFSYNIKTINLNDNIVILKVSH; translated from the coding sequence TTGGAACTACAGGAACTTTTTGAACGTTTAGCGATACTTTGTATATCGATCTTTACTCTTTATTATTTTTCAAACAGAAACCGTAACATCAGACTGCATCCTCTTTTGGGATTAATTAGCGTTTGTACATTTTTTATGTGTCTGGTTTTCACCAAAGCGGAATATAGCCTCGGAGTGGGTTTTGGTCTTTTTGCTATTTTCTCAATTCTGCGTTTCAGAACGGAAACTTTTACCATTCAGACCATCGTTTTCCTATTTGTTTCCATCACTCTTTCCCTTTTAGACGGGCTTTTACCAATTAAAAATCTTGAAATTCTTTTAGGTATCAACATTTCGATTGTTGTAATTTATTTGATCTTAAATTATTTCGAAAAAAAATCACCTATCGTTTCTGAAAAAAATTCGATTGAAGTTATTTCCTCATTAGATTTTCTTCAATTGGAAGAAGCGGAACGCAAAAGAGTTTTAACCGAAAAAACCAAACTGAAAAATTTTAGTTACAATATTAAAACCATTAATCTGAATGATAATATTGTTATTTTAAAGGTTTCTCATTAA
- a CDS encoding sigma 54-interacting transcriptional regulator: MKNDTTFKELKKSGYTDKTISQEIQANLIAKIKAKEPVFEGLWGYEDSVVPQLKKAILAGHHINLLGLRGQAKTRIARSMVNLLDEYMPIIKGSEINDNPFNPISKFARDLIAELGDETPISWVHRSERFFEKLATPDVNVADLIGDIDPIKAATLKLPYSDERVLHYGMIPRANRSIFVLNELPDLQARIQVSLFNILQEGDIQIRGFQLRMPLDIQFVFTANPEDYTNRGSIVTPLKDRIGSQIFTHYPKTIALAKQITEQEAQVSAEDKSQIQIPELAKNLLEEVAFAARDSEYVDAKSGVSARLTISAMENLVAAAKLRLIETGAEKTTVRLLDFMSIIPSITGKIELVYEGEQEGADYVAKILIDKAVMIQFESIFPRISKLEKEGIKTPYTDLIKWFNKNHLELNYTDTDEEFYNKLNSIAPLTTVVEENASEWSQEDKNFCKELVLWALTISKKLDKSENSATYTFDSADVRQLFRN, from the coding sequence ATGAAAAACGATACAACATTCAAAGAATTAAAAAAATCAGGATATACCGATAAAACGATTAGTCAAGAAATTCAGGCGAATTTAATTGCAAAAATTAAAGCAAAAGAACCCGTTTTTGAAGGACTTTGGGGCTATGAAGATTCTGTAGTTCCGCAATTGAAAAAGGCGATCTTGGCGGGACATCATATCAATTTATTAGGTTTACGAGGACAGGCAAAAACCAGAATCGCAAGAAGCATGGTCAATCTTTTAGATGAATATATGCCGATTATAAAAGGTTCTGAAATTAATGACAACCCTTTCAATCCTATTTCAAAATTTGCGAGAGATTTAATTGCTGAGTTGGGTGATGAAACTCCAATTTCGTGGGTTCACCGTTCAGAAAGATTTTTTGAAAAACTTGCAACTCCGGATGTAAATGTTGCCGATTTAATTGGCGACATCGACCCTATTAAAGCAGCAACTTTAAAGCTACCCTATTCCGACGAGCGTGTTTTACATTATGGAATGATCCCGAGAGCAAACCGCTCGATTTTCGTTTTAAATGAATTGCCCGATTTACAGGCTAGAATTCAGGTTTCTTTGTTTAATATTTTGCAGGAAGGTGATATTCAGATTCGTGGATTTCAGTTGAGAATGCCTTTAGATATTCAGTTTGTGTTTACAGCAAATCCGGAAGATTATACCAATCGAGGAAGTATTGTAACGCCATTGAAAGACAGAATCGGATCGCAGATTTTTACGCATTATCCAAAAACTATTGCGCTTGCTAAACAGATTACCGAACAGGAAGCTCAGGTTTCTGCCGAAGATAAATCACAGATTCAGATTCCTGAGCTGGCAAAAAATCTATTGGAAGAAGTTGCTTTTGCAGCCCGTGACAGCGAATATGTTGATGCAAAAAGTGGCGTAAGTGCCCGTTTGACGATCAGTGCGATGGAAAACTTGGTAGCTGCAGCAAAATTACGTTTGATAGAAACCGGAGCTGAAAAAACGACTGTTCGTCTGCTTGATTTCATGTCGATTATTCCATCAATTACCGGAAAGATTGAATTGGTTTACGAAGGCGAACAGGAAGGCGCAGATTATGTTGCAAAAATTCTGATTGACAAAGCGGTTATGATTCAGTTTGAAAGTATTTTTCCACGTATTTCAAAATTGGAAAAAGAAGGCATCAAAACTCCGTACACCGATTTGATTAAATGGTTCAACAAAAATCATTTGGAATTAAATTATACCGATACCGACGAAGAATTTTATAATAAACTCAACAGCATTGCACCCTTGACAACCGTTGTTGAAGAAAATGCTTCAGAATGGAGTCAGGAAGACAAAAACTTTTGTAAAGAATTGGTTTTATGGGCTCTGACAATTAGTAAAAAATTAGATAAGTCTGAAAACAGTGCAACTTATACTTTTGATTCTGCAGATGTAAGACAATTGTTCAGAAATTAG
- a CDS encoding HlyD family secretion protein, with the protein MENKEQNTQDTQPAVSSAEAKKKQNKKNKARAILSNIIVFLVIGLGLFWLIRQYFHIGDKTYTEAAQVEEFINPINTRVSAYIKEIKFIEHQQVKKGDTLVILDEREILTQLGQAEAAYQNALAQKSATSSSVNTVSNNVSVMESNIAGAKARLWNAEQNLNRYKNLLASEAVTKQQFDQVKTEYDAQKAAYETLVNQKQTANLSTTEVKSKLGINDAEIKRTKSALEMAKINLSYTVITAPYDGVMGRRLIAEGQLIQPGQQVGTIVLNNHKWVTANFLENQMPNIKMGQKMMMTADALGGKEFEGTVTAVSAATGSKYSSVPTDNSTGNFIKVQQRIPVRIEFTPSNKKEDVAKLSAGMNMNVSIFK; encoded by the coding sequence ATGGAAAACAAGGAACAAAACACTCAAGATACACAACCTGCGGTTTCAAGCGCAGAAGCTAAGAAAAAGCAAAATAAAAAGAATAAAGCAAGAGCTATCCTTTCAAATATCATCGTTTTTCTGGTGATTGGTTTGGGCTTATTCTGGCTTATTCGTCAATATTTTCACATTGGTGATAAAACGTATACCGAAGCTGCTCAAGTAGAGGAATTTATTAACCCAATCAATACAAGAGTTTCGGCTTATATCAAAGAAATAAAATTTATCGAACATCAACAGGTTAAAAAAGGAGATACTTTGGTAATCTTGGATGAAAGAGAAATCCTTACACAGCTTGGTCAGGCTGAAGCGGCTTATCAAAATGCTTTAGCACAAAAATCGGCAACAAGTTCATCGGTAAATACAGTCTCTAACAACGTAAGTGTTATGGAATCTAATATTGCCGGAGCAAAAGCCAGACTTTGGAATGCCGAACAGAATTTAAACCGATACAAAAATCTTTTAGCTTCTGAAGCAGTTACAAAACAACAATTTGACCAGGTGAAAACAGAATATGATGCCCAAAAAGCAGCGTATGAAACCTTGGTTAATCAGAAGCAGACGGCCAATCTTTCTACAACTGAAGTAAAAAGCAAATTAGGAATTAACGATGCAGAAATTAAAAGAACAAAATCTGCATTGGAAATGGCTAAAATCAATCTTTCATATACTGTAATTACCGCACCTTATGACGGAGTGATGGGAAGAAGGTTGATTGCTGAAGGACAACTGATTCAACCAGGACAACAAGTTGGAACCATCGTATTAAACAACCACAAATGGGTAACTGCCAACTTCTTGGAAAACCAAATGCCGAATATTAAAATGGGACAAAAAATGATGATGACCGCCGATGCTTTGGGCGGAAAAGAGTTTGAAGGAACAGTAACTGCGGTTTCTGCAGCAACAGGTTCGAAATATTCTAGTGTTCCGACAGATAATTCTACGGGTAACTTCATTAAAGTTCAACAAAGAATTCCTGTAAGAATCGAGTTTACACCATCAAATAAAAAAGAAGATGTCGCTAAACTGAGCGCAGGAATGAATATGAATGTTTCTATTTTCAAGTAA
- a CDS encoding ferritin, which produces MNTNRLSPTLEKALSDQMNKEIHASHTFLSYGIWADDKGYQGIANFLYRHAQEERNHSIKFMEYVLNRGGKPKVDAIPAPPADPETLSACFDGVFQHEVDNTTSIYRLVDLALEEKDWATWNFMQWFVQEQIEEETLASNLIDKLKIAGGDRATDESLFNLDSAMASAPNDVPLAQEATGNNP; this is translated from the coding sequence ATGAATACCAACAGACTTTCACCTACGCTGGAAAAAGCATTGAGTGACCAGATGAATAAAGAAATTCACGCTTCACACACATTTTTATCGTACGGAATTTGGGCAGATGACAAAGGTTATCAGGGAATTGCCAATTTTTTGTACCGTCATGCTCAGGAAGAGAGAAATCATTCCATAAAATTTATGGAGTACGTTTTAAACAGAGGGGGAAAACCAAAAGTGGATGCTATTCCTGCTCCACCTGCAGATCCGGAAACTTTATCGGCTTGTTTCGATGGCGTTTTTCAACATGAAGTAGACAATACAACCTCCATTTACAGGCTTGTAGATTTGGCTTTGGAAGAAAAAGACTGGGCAACATGGAATTTTATGCAGTGGTTTGTTCAGGAACAGATCGAAGAAGAAACTTTAGCTTCCAATTTAATAGATAAACTTAAAATTGCAGGTGGCGACAGAGCTACAGACGAATCATTATTCAACTTAGACAGTGCAATGGCATCTGCTCCAAATGATGTTCCGCTGGCTCAGGAAGCTACAGGGAATAATCCATAA
- a CDS encoding TolC family protein translates to MVKNIKTALSVLIGLFPALFFSQEIKQMTVDEVAQLAIQNHQQLKVSAQNIDIAKQQKDITKLQKLPTITASTSQFYLGNVIAIDKDFSNSTTITMPHYGSSYGVQATQLIFKGGLVNKSIELAGLREQLSELDFESRKQDIKFLVISNYLDIYKILNQEIVIQNNKKLAQERLKNIQKFYQQGMVTRNEVIRGELAIKNLDQGMLTLVNNRKILNYNLNIALGLNSETQIIPVENLGNKETGIGMDYYLNLAHNSNPQMKSAQTNIAVADKNIEVIKTDKMPTLSGFGGYTLQRPITTRNPVLDMYSSGWQGGVSLSYNIDNLYKTKERVKLGELQKNQANDAMTLVQQNLDMTVNAAYTKYQEAIQQTAILNDAKSLAEENYKITEAKYLNQLAVQAEMIDAQLQKLQSELDLANSEINVLYQYYNLLKSTGTL, encoded by the coding sequence ATGGTAAAAAACATAAAAACAGCTCTATCAGTTTTGATAGGTCTTTTTCCTGCGCTGTTTTTTTCACAAGAAATAAAACAGATGACAGTGGATGAAGTTGCCCAATTGGCAATTCAAAATCATCAGCAACTTAAAGTTTCAGCTCAGAATATCGATATTGCCAAACAGCAGAAAGATATTACAAAACTTCAGAAGCTTCCTACGATTACAGCTTCAACAAGCCAATTCTATTTGGGAAATGTAATTGCAATTGATAAAGATTTTTCCAACTCAACTACGATTACGATGCCGCATTACGGAAGTTCGTATGGTGTTCAGGCGACTCAACTCATTTTCAAAGGAGGTTTGGTAAATAAATCTATCGAGTTGGCAGGACTTCGTGAACAGCTTTCAGAATTAGATTTTGAAAGTAGAAAACAGGATATCAAGTTTTTGGTAATTTCTAATTATTTAGACATTTATAAAATTTTAAATCAGGAAATTGTCATTCAAAACAATAAAAAACTGGCTCAGGAAAGGCTGAAAAACATTCAGAAATTTTATCAGCAGGGAATGGTTACCAGAAATGAAGTAATTCGTGGTGAATTGGCGATTAAAAATTTAGACCAAGGAATGTTAACCTTAGTCAACAACAGAAAAATCCTTAATTATAATCTGAATATCGCTTTAGGATTAAATTCCGAAACTCAGATTATTCCTGTAGAAAATTTAGGAAATAAAGAAACCGGCATCGGGATGGATTATTATCTGAATTTGGCTCACAACAGCAATCCGCAAATGAAATCTGCACAAACCAATATTGCTGTTGCCGATAAAAATATAGAAGTTATTAAAACTGATAAAATGCCGACACTTTCAGGTTTTGGAGGATATACTTTGCAAAGACCAATTACGACAAGAAATCCTGTATTGGATATGTATTCGAGCGGTTGGCAAGGTGGTGTTTCTTTGAGTTACAACATTGATAATTTATATAAAACCAAAGAAAGAGTGAAGCTTGGTGAACTACAGAAAAACCAAGCAAATGATGCGATGACTTTGGTGCAACAGAATCTTGATATGACAGTGAATGCAGCGTACACAAAATATCAGGAAGCGATTCAGCAAACTGCAATTCTGAATGATGCTAAAAGTTTAGCTGAAGAAAACTACAAAATCACAGAAGCTAAATATCTTAATCAATTGGCTGTGCAAGCTGAGATGATTGATGCACAACTTCAGAAATTACAGTCAGAATTAGATTTGGCAAATTCGGAAATCAATGTCTTATATCAATATTATAATCTGTTGAAATCAACAGGAACGCTTTAG
- a CDS encoding class I SAM-dependent methyltransferase, whose amino-acid sequence MKDLMGRAIWDYFHNENPEDLQTETSISELDELPVEYLFRDFKGMNKIEKKALKLADGKVLDIGAGAGSHSLYLQNERNLEVTALDISPKSIEVCQSRGIQKAVAQNMLEFSGETFDTILLLMNGTGIFQSLKVIDIYLKKLHSLLNKNGQILIDSTDILYMFDADEDGGVYIPAEGYYGELDYIVHYKGESEDPIKWLYLDFNTLKNATENNGFKIEKVIQDEDSYLAKLTKK is encoded by the coding sequence ATGAAAGACTTAATGGGACGTGCAATCTGGGATTATTTTCACAATGAAAATCCTGAAGATTTGCAAACTGAAACTTCAATTTCCGAACTCGATGAGCTTCCGGTAGAATATCTTTTCAGAGATTTTAAAGGAATGAATAAAATTGAAAAGAAAGCTTTAAAACTAGCTGACGGAAAAGTTTTAGATATCGGAGCTGGAGCAGGTTCACATTCGTTGTATCTTCAAAATGAAAGAAATTTAGAAGTTACTGCTTTAGATATTTCGCCAAAATCAATTGAGGTTTGTCAATCAAGAGGAATTCAGAAAGCGGTTGCTCAGAATATGCTTGAATTTTCGGGAGAAACTTTCGACACGATTCTTCTATTAATGAATGGAACCGGAATTTTTCAAAGTTTGAAAGTAATTGATATTTATCTTAAAAAACTTCATTCTTTATTAAATAAAAACGGACAGATCCTTATTGACAGTACAGATATTTTATACATGTTCGATGCCGATGAAGACGGCGGAGTTTATATTCCTGCAGAAGGATATTATGGTGAATTGGATTATATCGTTCATTACAAAGGAGAGTCTGAAGATCCTATCAAATGGCTGTATCTTGATTTTAATACCTTGAAAAATGCGACAGAAAATAACGGTTTTAAAATAGAAAAAGTTATTCAGGATGAAGATTCTTATCTGGCAAAACTGACGAAGAAGTAA
- a CDS encoding vWA domain-containing protein produces the protein MTDKHLNFQQGFTFSKHIPEDISHFDRVFDVFKDLLTHTSGDIEEAFEWLDMLDKEYDIFTDEYTLEDFEEDLRKRGYIKKEDNSEDGNSGTGKGKNILTAKLEAALREYALDQIFGKLKKSGIGNHRTNKSGVGDERDGENRNFQYGDDLSTVNMTESLKNAQINNGISDLRMTEDDLIVEETKHKAQMSTVLMIDISHSMILYGEDRITPAKKVAMALVELIKRKYPKDSIDIIVFGNEAWPIKIKDLPYLQVGPYHTNTVAGLELAMDILRRKRNTNKQIFMITDGKPSCLKLPTGEYYMNSVGLDQKIVTECLNKAAQARKLKISITTFMIAQDPYLRQFVNAFTAQNKGKAFLTGLSGLGQMIFEDYEKNRIKRI, from the coding sequence ATGACAGATAAACATTTAAATTTTCAACAAGGATTTACATTCAGCAAACATATTCCGGAAGATATTTCGCATTTTGACCGGGTTTTTGATGTGTTCAAAGATCTGTTGACCCACACTTCAGGAGATATTGAGGAAGCTTTTGAATGGCTCGATATGCTCGATAAAGAATACGATATTTTTACCGACGAATATACGCTTGAAGATTTTGAAGAAGACCTCAGAAAGCGAGGTTACATTAAAAAAGAAGACAATTCCGAAGATGGAAATTCTGGAACCGGAAAAGGTAAAAATATTCTTACAGCCAAACTCGAAGCCGCTTTACGAGAATATGCTTTAGATCAAATTTTTGGAAAGCTTAAAAAAAGCGGAATTGGAAATCACAGAACCAATAAATCTGGAGTTGGCGACGAACGAGATGGCGAAAACCGAAACTTCCAATATGGCGACGATCTTTCTACAGTGAATATGACTGAAAGCTTGAAAAATGCACAAATTAACAATGGAATTTCAGATTTGCGAATGACCGAAGACGACCTCATCGTAGAAGAAACCAAACATAAAGCTCAAATGAGTACGGTTTTGATGATCGATATCAGTCACTCGATGATTTTATACGGTGAAGACAGGATTACACCTGCCAAAAAAGTTGCGATGGCTTTGGTAGAACTGATCAAAAGAAAATACCCCAAAGATTCCATCGATATTATTGTTTTTGGAAACGAAGCTTGGCCGATAAAAATCAAAGACCTTCCCTATTTGCAGGTCGGCCCGTATCACACCAATACCGTTGCAGGATTAGAATTGGCAATGGATATTCTTCGCAGAAAAAGAAATACCAACAAGCAGATTTTCATGATTACCGACGGAAAACCGAGTTGCCTGAAACTTCCAACTGGTGAATATTACATGAACAGTGTAGGGCTTGATCAGAAAATTGTAACAGAATGTCTCAATAAAGCTGCACAAGCCAGAAAATTGAAAATCTCAATTACAACTTTTATGATTGCCCAAGATCCTTATCTCCGTCAGTTTGTGAATGCTTTTACCGCTCAAAATAAAGGAAAAGCTTTTCTTACAGGACTTTCAGGTTTAGGACAAATGATTTTTGAGGATTACGAGAAGAATAGGATTAAGAGAATATAA